In Erigeron canadensis isolate Cc75 chromosome 6, C_canadensis_v1, whole genome shotgun sequence, the following are encoded in one genomic region:
- the LOC122606055 gene encoding basic leucine zipper 4 translates to MMSSIFPAIEVHIPSDGFCGTGFIPWGETENPFYNNQLQEPVFSFSGSEESTPKTNSSNSGSDELGQVEEVNPIDERKRRRMISNRESARRSRMRKQKHLENLRNQVNRHKTGNREIMNRLRFVSHHAQALRHENEQLRSESVMLRQKLWDIRQVLLVRQLQNQLIPSAWPCNNNVTSINNEQNPPSLIA, encoded by the coding sequence ATGATGTCATCCATCTTTCCGGCCATCGAAGTCCATATCCCCTCCGACGGGTTTTGTGGGACCGGTTTTATCCCATGGGGCGAAACCGAGAATCCCTTTTATAATAATCAACTTCAAGAACCGGTTTTTTCATTTTCCGGTTCTGAAGAATCCACACCAAAAACAAATAGCTCAAATTCGGGCTCGGATGAACTAGGGCAGGTTGAAGAAGTCAACCCTATCGATGAACGTAAAAGGAGACGAATGATATCGAACCGTGAGTCAGCCCGGAGATCACGGATGAGAAAACAAAAGCACTTGGAGAATTTAAGAAACCAAGTGAACCGGCATAAGACCGGGAACCGGGAAATAATGAACCGGTTACGGTTTGTAAGCCATCACGCACAAGCTTTACGACACGAAAACGAGCAGCTTCGATCCGAATCCGTGATGCTTCGACAAAAATTATGGGACATACGTCAAGTATTGTTAGTGAGGCAGCTTCAAAACCAGTTAATACCATCTGCATGGCCATGCAATAATAACGTGACATCCATCAATAATGAACAAAATCCACCATCATTAATTGcttaa